In Cryptomeria japonica chromosome 1, Sugi_1.0, whole genome shotgun sequence, the sequence CCACCTACGGATTCACCGCCTTTCACTTACCAGAGGTACTCAAAATTGCAAGGTGGTGCATTGACCATTTtaagaaagaatgaagaagctcATTTGCTAAAGCTTTCTCAGATCACAAAAGAAAATtacttacaaaaaaaaaatacagGTACTGCAAACACAACATCCATGTGATTTTACATTCCATATATCTTATGTCATTCATTTCAATGCATTATAACACTTGTGTCTTGGAGGATCAGTAAGAAATGTAAATGATTACATCTCAACAAGCATTTTTAACTGTTGTTCACATTCATTGAACAACAAGGTCTCAAATCCCATCCACTATCTTTTCATACTATTTTTTCGAAGGTTCATGTCATCCGTTGTTATGCTCTAAACTATGTTGGACCAAAAATTGGCATCAAGAATAGGATTAGAAGACTGTAATTTTTTTGAAGGTTCATGTCATCCGTTGTTATGCTCTAAACTATGTTGGACCAAAAATTGGCATCAAGAAATTGCAGCTTTCACTATGCTCATTGTGTCGAGAATTGCTAGCATCCATGTTTTCTCCAATTCACATCCCATTTCTATCCAATTCCCATCCCATTTGGTTCTATAATGGCCTTTAATTGCAATAGTGTTCTACATAGCCACAATCTTGTCTCCCCAATGATAACTCCATATCTAGATTAGGTGGTGTCATAGTCCTTCAAATTACCCTTCTTCTAATGGTTACTAAActtctcttgtcttcttctacTTGCAAGGCATCAAAGAAGACATCATTTTAAAAGACACAACCTACAAGGGTATCCCAGTCTCTCTAACCTTTACACTCAATGATGCTAACTTTTGTTTGTACTGTCCATCTTCTTTGCAAATTTCAGAACCACTAGAAAAGTTTACCCATACTATTAACAGTTGTAAGTACCATCCTTTCCAATTCTTTTCAATATGCAAATTTGTACACTTTTAATAATTTAATACGCTTCAATTTTTGTAATGCCATGTTATTTCTCATAGATATACAGTGATAGGCAACAAATCAGCCTACAAAACAAAACACACACATACAGACAATACAACATCAACACCTATTGTAAGTACCTTCCTTtcatattattttcaatctgaAAGTTCTATCATACATTTACAATTTCCTAATACAATGTTATTTTTCACAGGTTTAACATGACATCAGTTCTGTACATCGCAAATATATACATCAAATGTTTGTATAACATGTTGGCGTTTCAAATGGTTGTATAACATGTTGGCAACGCCAACATGGGATTGGAGGGTGGATAACAAAACTTTTCTGGGTCCAACAAATAGTATTGGTTGGGATTTATATAGTCTAAAATACAAACCGTTTGTAATAACTACTTTTAATGGCACTTTCATACTATACAACATGCTACATTCAGTAGTATGGAGATGGTAGGTGGTACACTTCATATTTTGGGAACAACTATAAACATTGGTTAGATTATGTACAATCACAAGTCTACATATCTATAAAGATTACTCATATTTTCCTTACAAAGTCAAAGCACTTTTCTATAAATCTAATTCCTTGCAACTGTTAGTATCGGCCTCCCTTGCAACTTGTAGTTTAGTATGTTAGAAGTGCCAGTTTAGTATGTTAGAATCTTCCCAGGTCAAGACCAatctacaatatatatttttttatgattgaaCAAACTCTTAAAACATCACCAAACCGAGTCACGTGTCATTCTTCTATCATTAATTGTAATGTCGTATCCGTCcattctcttattaattatttcattaacatCAACTCAATTATCAATCTCATCTCTTATATCTAAATTAATTGTATATATTGAtcatattcaattaattaatttacaaataaaatagatGTTATTGTGAGAACTTTCATATAAATAACAGTCCATTGTTCACAAACGTTAATACCTTCCATGTTTCCCAGAAATTCTGCCTCGCATACAGAATAAACTAATATTCTTTGAGGAAAGTAATATCTGTGTGTGTTTAACAAAGACTCTCTCGGGACTTGACATAAAAAGAACAAAGCAACATTTCATATCTCTAAACTAGCAGAGGATTGAACAAAGCCCATATAATTTTGGGGCCTCTGAACAGGAATCCAGTTCTGAGAGCCCACCTCTCCATTAGATGGAGGTCTAAACATATAGAACACAGTATCCCCACTTCCATTAGCAGACCCACACAAAAATACAGACTCACGCCATACCGAAGCACGCGTAACATTCTTGATATCAAGAGGAAGAGAGCACACCTTCCTCCATTCATTTCCTTCACAATCGTATTCCATCACACCATCTTTCTCAAAAAAATAAAGATTACCAAATGCAGCCACACAGGCATGAGCCGATCCTCCAAACTTAAACATATTCTCGAGGGTACTCCATAATCTAGTCTCTGGATCGAAAACTTGTGCACTCCGCTCGAATCGACCCTGCGACTGCGTTTCATAGCCGCTTATGACATAAAACTTCCCCTGAAGGAAAGCACCATGGCACTCGTCTCTTTCAGACTGCATATCAGGCAGAACTTCccacttatctttctctacattatATGCTGCTGCTCTCCGCAGGGCATTTTTATTTTGGTCATGTCCACCGGCCACGTAAATGAGTCCCTGCGGCGACACAGAGCAAGCGCAAAAAGATTGCAGCGTAGGCATGTCGGTGCCCGATTTCCATGTGCAGGAACAAAAGTCGTACACAAAAACTGCCTTGCTGTCCTCCCATGTGTGAGGATTCCAGCCTCCAAGCACAACAAGCTTTTGATTGACGCAAACACAGTTAGAAAACAGTGGGAATCCGGTGGGAATATTGGGGAGTCTTTCCCATGAGCTTTTGAGAGGATCATAAATGGTTACTCCATAAGCCGGTGCTGATCTCTGCTTATATTCGTGTTGCTGGGGAAGAGCCTGGATCAAACATATACGCTCTTCGCCCATCCCAAATTTCTTCCTGTCTTGGTAGAATCGACTGCTCTTCACCACCGCTTCCCAACTTCTGCAGACGGCACGAAGATTGTGATGAGATTTATACGACACTCTTAGCAGACATTCTCGCTCTATTTCTTCCGGGAGAAGCTCCATATCTACGCAAACCCACCCACAAGTGTTTGAAGCAGAGAAAATGGTCAAGCACTGAGATTTCCGGACTTTTGATAACTCTTTAACAGGGTAAAACTATAAATGGTCAAGGAGAGGATTTTTCATATCAGATATTGTGTGCGTGTCAGAAAGGAAGAGGATTGAGATGCGGCTGTTATCTGTTTGAAACAAGTGGAGACTTTTCCGCTTGCATGTTTTAAGGGCGGTGACAAGTTTACACATCTCAAAAAATTCAACTACGATTCAACTGTTGACTCTCTCAACTACTGTGTCGGTTACCTACTATGACTTGTATGTTCACTAAACAACATTTTGGTCACATAATCTAGGAGAGTGTCTTTGTTGTTTTTTTCCCCCAAATTAACCTTTTCTGATGTTTTATGTTAAAAAATATTACTCTATTTATGTAGATGAAAATAAAATGTAAAGTTTAAATGGTAATAGCTATACTATTAGAGGGGAGTCACCATCATTTAGTGGGCTGTAAATATTAGCAAGACCCAAGTCATTAGTGGCACGCTTTTAATGAGTAGTGTTACCTTTTGTGAtagttatattattttttatatgaaaAAAATATTACTCTAGTTAAAAAAGAGGTAGTGGAAGATATACTTTTTAAGTTTATGTAGGGTCAAGTTCAAACAATAAGATAATATAAAATGTAAAGTTTTTAAAATGGTAATAGCTATACTATTAAAGAGGAATCACGATCATTTAGTGGGCTCTAAATATTAGCAAGACCCAAGTCATTAGTGGCACGTTTCTAATGAGTAATGTCACCTTCTTCTATATCTTCATCAACATGTGGctaagaaaataaaagagaaattgtTAGATCTGGGTTAGAGAATTTGTCAAAATTTAGCCATCCAAGGACAACATGGTCCTAAGGTTTTAAAGAGGATGAAGGAGAGAAAAGAAGGCTATGACTACTAGTGGAGAAAGCAATAATTGACTTTTCAAGAAGGGGAATGGAAAGCATGTGATTAGGATTCACAACCTCTCTTATCATTCAAGCTACATCCATGTCAATGGTCATAAGGAAGGGAATAATCATTGTGAGCAGGTGAGAGCATCAAGACTCTAACAAAAATACATGGGGCATTACCCTATTGATCTAGAAGAATTTGCAAATCTACCACTTCAAGTGCAACTTTGTTGGCTTGCACCTAAATTTACATAAAAACATTAAAACAAACCATATTTTTAGTATACATCAAGAAATGGATATCGGTTGTGCACTTagtaaaaataggaaaaaaaatttatCTTTCCAAATGATACAAAGAATCTCTACCCCAAATACATATCAAATTGTGTAAATTTAGAAGGAATCTATGGCCACTCCCCTAGTAAAACTATATGTCATGAGATGACTCAAGCCTATTTACAGGATTGTAAAAGTCATTGATCTAATTCTAGGCTTACCAAGCTCTAGAAAATACTTAGTAAGTGCTGGAGAGTCACCTATTATTGAGAGAATACACAATGAGGATTAATCACTCACATATTAGACAATCCAGAGCCAAGATAAGGATTACGCCGGACGAAATGGACAAGCTTGGGTTCAAGTATGGGTAAGTgtacacaaagatggtggtcaaaaaggggggtataagtggacactttttttctaaaatcaggtgaacctgaacttggaggcaaattttgaaagtcatccactcaagatatgaagataatcaaagaacaaatattgtagtactctgaatctagtttccaaactactaaaccttttgaaaattggataagattaagggagtcaaatccttcgtgcacgaaaaatagaccttgattttttcagaaaaaacataacatagtgtctgacgtgcgcatcaaacaagtcatagttagatttagtattttgacaaattctttggcagaaagatagttaagagtgagcactagaagatgtgtatttttttgtaattttttgttgagtattttttttttatgatttttccaatggagcacatcctgaaaattaggtacctgttcatgcgcgaagcataagttgcaccaaaaaaatcaaaaatacaatattttatttttaaattgtaaagaatcaagtacactacaataatatataaagttttttaaatttggataggtatatcaaaagttattaaaaaaatagtgcatgcatgtctgtgagaactatggagacactagtaaaagaaattcaataataatgttattgttgttcaaatttaaaaaatattatatggttagaaagctcagaagatgggtgaaaatatggtggcaattttagaaatacccacttgatgaagtgtaaacctgatgagacaaagtcgagaaaccaagtcgataaaataaaatgcatcaaaaaggagggaaatggagggaaatcaaacttccaaaccatagctttatcatccaagcctatttccaagcctaaacagtcaaaagcgcgtacggggtacctatggtataaaaagcgcatacagggtacttatggtgtaagaagcgcgtacactctatcttaactataaaaagcgcgtacgcactatttttactataaaaagtgcGTAAGtgttatttttactataaatagtgcgTACACGCtttttatgtttaaattttgggagtgtgtatagtatgatattgtatatataatatatgtgtatatacaaataatatataatttatatataatataaaaatatataatatataatatttatatatttatgtatataataatatataatatattaagtatatatatacacacatgtgtgtgtatgtatgtgtattgtctccctctctccccctctcaaccacatacaaggtgcctctctttctctccctctctctctttctctctctctctctccctacctctccctctctccccctctctccctctccccctatctctctcactccctctccctctctccccttctcccttcctccatacctcatctctctctct encodes:
- the LOC131036669 gene encoding F-box/kelch-repeat protein At1g15670, translated to MELLPEEIERECLLRVSYKSHHNLRAVCRSWEAVVKSSRFYQDRKKFGMGEERICLIQALPQQHEYKQRSAPAYGVTIYDPLKSSWERLPNIPTGFPLFSNCVCVNQKLVVLGGWNPHTWEDSKAVFVYDFCSCTWKSGTDMPTLQSFCACSVSPQGLIYVAGGHDQNKNALRRAAAYNVEKDKWEVLPDMQSERDECHGAFLQGKFYVISGYETQSQGRFERSAQVFDPETRLWSTLENMFKFGGSAHACVAAFGNLYFFEKDGVMEYDCEGNEWRKVCSLPLDIKNVTRASVWRESVFLCGSANGSGDTVFYMFRPPSNGEVGSQNWIPVQRPQNYMGFVQSSASLEI